From a region of the Mercurialis annua linkage group LG1-X, ddMerAnnu1.2, whole genome shotgun sequence genome:
- the LOC126681050 gene encoding aspartic proteinase Asp1-like encodes MSERRRRWSSSSLLLTIFCIAVAATFLGSSSAAIQPPTKNKSTAVASSLVLPVTGNVYPLGYYSVSLHIGNPPKLFELDIDTGSDLTWVQCDAPCTGCTKPIDYLYKPRKNLLSCKDPRCSSIQLSGHFNCESAADQCDYEIQYADEGSSLGVMVTDYFPLRLMNGSLFRPQLAFGCGYDQKNPGPIAPPPTIGVLGLGNGKTSIIAQLKTLGVMRNVIGHCFSRRGGGFLFFGDDMVPSSGIGWTPMSQNSLDKHYTTGPAELVYGGKSTGVKGLEFIFDSGSSYTYFNAQVYRILLNLIKKDLSGKPLKDAPEEKALAVCWKGTKLLKSVNDVKSYFKPLALSFMKEKNVLLHLPPEDYLVVTKNGNVCLGVLNGSEVGLENFNVIGDIFFQDKLVIYDNDKHQMGWTSANCGRLPNVDSYYNEAAFCRPSAIGSSFLSEQCPSLLQDQ; translated from the exons ATGAgcgaaagaagaagaagatggtcGTCGTCGTCATTATTGCTAACCATCTTTTGTATAGCAGTGGCTGCTACATTTCTGGGATCTTCTTCAGCCGCTATTCAACCACCCACCAAGAATAAGTCAACTGCTGTTGCTTCTTCGCTTGTTCTTCCTGTTACTGGCAATGTTTATCCACTTGG GTATTATTCCGTGTCACTTCATATTGGTAATCCTCCTAAGCTTTTCGAGCTAGATATTGATACTGGTAGTGATCTTACTTGGGTTCAGTGTGATGCCCCCTGCACTGGTTGCACTAAG CCAATTGACTATCTTTACAAGCCAAGAAAAAATCTACTCTCCTGTAAAGATCCCCGATGCAGCAGTATTCAGTTATCAGGACACTTCAACTGTGAGTCTGCTGCTGATCAATGTGACTATGAGATCCAGTATGCTGATGAAGGTTCATCTCTTGGTGTGATGGTTACAGACTACTTCCCTCTTAGATTAATGAATGGCTCTCTTTTTAGACCTCAACTTGCCTTTGG GTGTGGATATGATCAAAAAAATCCTGGCCCAATTGCTCCTCCTCCAACAATAGGCGTCCTCGGCCTTGGAAATGGCAAAACAAGCATTATTGCGCAATTGAAGACCCTAGGTGTGATGAGAAATGTGATTGGGCACTGTTTTAGTAGGCGAGGTGGAGGCTTTTTATTCTTTGGGGATGATATGGTTCCTTCTTCGGGAATTGGTTGGACACCAATGTCGCAGAACTCATTGGA CAAACACTACACAACCGGACCAGCAGAACTTGTTTATGGTGGAAAATCTACTGGCGTAAAGGGTCTAGAATTTATTTTTGACAGTGGGAGCTCTTACACTTACTTCAATGCCCAAGTTTATAGAATTTTGCTTAATTTG ATAAAGAAGGATCTCTCTGGAAAGCCATTAAAAGATGCACCAGAGGAGAAGGCGCTTGCTGTCTGCTGGAAAGGCACAAAACTGCTCAAATCTGTTAACGACGTAAAGAGCTACTTTAAGCCCTTGGCACTAAGCTTTATGAAAGAAAAGAATGTTCTGCTGCATTTACCACCGGAAGATTATCTTGTTGTCACG AAAAATGGAAATGTGTGCTTGGGAGTTTTAAACGGCAGCGAAGTGGGACTGGAAAATTTCAATGTAATCGGAG ACATTTTTTTTCAAGACAAGCTGGTGATTTATGACAATGATAAGCATCAGATGGGCTGGACTTCTGCAAATTGTGGCAGGCTTCCAAA TGTGGACAGTTATTACAATGAAGCTGCTTTTTGTCGGCCTTCTGCAATCGGTTCCAGCTTCTTATCAGAGCAATGCCCATCGCTACTTCAAGACCAATGA